Below is a window of Limisphaera ngatamarikiensis DNA.
CGACCTGAGCATGGAACGACTGGCCCTTCCCGGCGACTCATTCGCCGTGGCCTACGAACTTGGCCCCGACGGCAACACCTTCAATGTGGTCCTGGCCAACGGAGACTTCGTCGAGATGAACGCCCGGACTCTGCAAGTGCTGGGGGTTCGGAGAGCTTTGATTGCGCCCACCACCAACCACAGCAATCACGGCCAGTTTCACCCCCACGTGGCAGGAGGCCTTGGCCGGCTCTACGTCACTGATCCCATCGGGCAGCGAGTGGTGGAACTGGAGGCGGGTTCGCTGCGCACCTTGCGCGTATTCCCGCTGCCGGGCACTCCGACCAAGATCACCATGCATGGCGTGTTGGTGCCTCCCACACGTTGAACCGAATCCGGTGGAAGGTTCGGCGGCTCGGGCCCAACCCGGCCCGGGCCGCCGCAGCAAGACCCGCATCCCCGCCGTTTCTCCCCATGCTGCCCTGGCTTGCTAACGTGGGCCTGTATGCGGCCGCGACGTTCCTGGCCTCCCTGGTCGGTGGCGGCCTGCTCCTGCTCTTGCGCCCGACACACAACCATTTGCAAACGGCCCTCAGCTTCGTTGGAGGACTCATGCTCGGCATGGTCCTGATCCACCTCATCCCGCATTCCATCTCGTGTCTTTCTTCCGTGCATGCGGCCATGGGATGGACCCTGGGCGGCTTTCTGACCCTGTTCTTCCTACAACGAGTCCTCGGCTATCACGATCATGAGGTCGCGGTATCAGGTGAGGGCGCCAGCCCGCCGTCCGGAACCGCCAATTCGACCCCCCATGCGCCCGTTCTGTCCCACCGGGTCTCGTGGATCGCAGTGGCCCTGGGTCTGTCGCTTCACTCCACGATCGACGGCATCACGCTCGGTGCCGCAATCAATCTGCACGCCCACACGGGTGACAGCGCACTCGGGCTCGGTATGGCCCTGGCGATCATTCTCCACAAACCCTTCGATGCCGCGGCCCTGTTAACTCTCGTCCACCGCGCAGGCGGTACCAACAGGCTCAAGTGGAGCCTCAACCTCGCCATCGCCTCGGTCACCCCGGCCGCGTTGCTGGTTACCTTCTTGGGCTTGGGATCCCC
It encodes the following:
- a CDS encoding ZIP family metal transporter, with amino-acid sequence MLPWLANVGLYAAATFLASLVGGGLLLLLRPTHNHLQTALSFVGGLMLGMVLIHLIPHSISCLSSVHAAMGWTLGGFLTLFFLQRVLGYHDHEVAVSGEGASPPSGTANSTPHAPVLSHRVSWIAVALGLSLHSTIDGITLGAAINLHAHTGDSALGLGMALAIILHKPFDAAALLTLVHRAGGTNRLKWSLNLAIASVTPAALLVTFLGLGSPADPHSEVLGCMLAFSAGAFLCIACSDLLPELKFHAHDRLRLSAALVLGLALPLALGEPHEHNYTHTHGTVHGCVESHADPRPANHGAASAPCELH